The Hippocampus zosterae strain Florida chromosome 11, ASM2543408v3, whole genome shotgun sequence genome includes the window CAGTATAAGAGACTCAAAGaggcaaaaatgtaaaaatacattcaattgaTGTTTTCCAACCGGCTAACTAACTCAAACTTGATCACGACAATTAAAATCTTGCTCTTTTGCTTTTCTTGCTTGGTGgcggtaaaaaaatgtgctgggAGCTGATTGCTAAAAATGTTCTGAGATTGATTTGCACAATCAAAATATTATTATTCCCACACGAAACAattttcccacattccaactgTCTGGCTGTTTCTCAAGCTGCCTACGGAACTTGTTTGAATGTTAACATTATGCCAATCCAGGCTGGTGCAAAACTGTATTCAATATCTAAGCAAAGTACCTTCAAATAACTGTCCTGCAGGACATTTTGGAGATGTGCCACCTGTCGGTTGAGATGCACCATGGAGATTTCCTCTTTAAACACCTGGCAGTTGAGCTTCATTTTCTCCAAAAGACGAACATCCAGCTGTCTGGATGGAAACATAAAATCCATCTACGGTCGGCGAATGCACACATAGAAGTTATAAACACATGGCGACATTGTGTGAGACCGATTGTGGCATGTATAGAGCTTCAAGATAATGAAGCGTGTAATGCCCAATTGTCATTACACTCGAGAAGAATTCATTCAATAATATCTATAGTTTTGTTTCTGTAGTATACAGTAATGCCCAACTTTACTGCATCATGCTGAGTACATTTTCTAGTATTctgtgaccttactagttacATGTAAGGGGCCAAATGCACAAACTATAATAATGCATGATTGATTTCTGCCTCTATGGCAATGTCAGTCAAATCTTTGACACCGCTCACATATTGGTGCTTGTATTAGACGTAACGACTCAAGTGTATGCTTTGTTTGAATGACtgttttaaattcaaattgTCGTGGTAGAAGATATTACTTCTTCCTGTGAGCAGCAGGGTTGTTGATGTGATCTCGGAGGGTCTGAAGACTTTGCTTCTTGTCACTCAGTCTCCTTTGGAGCAGTTCCAGTTTCTGCTCCAACTCAGCTGAACCGAGCATTTCTAAATTCTCATCTCCGTCTGAGTTCTTCAACTCCGAGCAAAATGCTACAAGGTCTAGGTGGAGTTCCTGCACCTTGAGGCCAAGAGAGCTCAATTTAGACAGTATATTTCAAGGACTACAAACTCATGCAATTTAGAGCATCTCCCTAACCTGGAGGATGACATTTTGTAGTGACTCCACCTGGAGGTTCAGCtccttgattctctcctcctttGGCATTCCAGTAGAGCTTTTGGCTTCTGGGCTCTTTTGGGTAGTGGTATTCTGCAGTGGAAAAccattgacaatttttttttttgttttgttttaataacaCACTTGATggtgccaaaaaaataaatacaccttACCCTTTTTGACAAATGTAGCTCCAGCTGCCTGTCAGACAGGGATGTCAGCACAGTCCCAATCTGCTGATCCTGGGAGAGCTCAGCCATGGATTCTGGAAATGAAAGCAGATGTGCGAATGATATCTTCATGATGTTGTGATGAAACTCTAATGTGTTGTGAGCTCTTTATTGGTACCTCTCTGCTCTTTCAGTGAAAAAAGGCTTCTGTCATCGGTCATTCCCAACATTCTGAGACAGGAGTCCATTATTTTGCCCACTGTTGTTTCTTTTGGCGTTCTGAGGTGCAATATTCGCTCCGATGCTACGACACACAACAAGTTTACTCGAGCACAATGCGTTTGTCTTTGGAGGACGGGTGGGTTGCAGCCTGGCCCGGTCACCAGCCAGTCGCATGGCCAATGCAGACACTGAACTACTCACATTTGCATTACCACACAGGATGATTTCAAATAAATTGCATGCATATTTCAGAATGTGGAACAAAGCCAGTGTACTCTGAAAAATCCCACACCAGCACCGGGGGAgcacgcaaactccacccaggaagtCCAGAGACGAGATTCGAACTCTAAActtcactgtgaggcggacatgctaaccactaatCTACCACGCTGTTTCCTTTAATTACAATCCATATCGACAGAGAATATTGTCCTCCTGAATCACACAATCACAATGAATACAATGCCATTTTTCTTGTCAGCTCTCTACAAATTGGGATTCTGTATGATATCCATAACAATATCCCAGTTTAACATTTAATGTACACTCTCAGAAATGGGGGTGCTTTCAGAATCAGTGTATGACTCAAGGGGCCAGGCAGTGGCGGAGCTAGACTTTTATCCTTAGGGAGGAGCCATGGAGTGGCCAAGGTTATCTTAGGGgttccaccaaacaaaaattggaAACACGTTATCAACAACCAACATACATTTTTATATTGAAGAAAATTTGCTCGCATGGCTCGGTGGGAGATTGGTCATTTCCCAACCCAGAGATagttgtatatatataaaagaaagaagaaaaaaaaaatatatatatatatatatatatatataatatacccTTGATATACATCATATATCAAGGCTCAAAAGGTCTGCAATTTCCAATCTTTTCAATTTCATCAGCTAAGACTTCCAACCCCATCCATTACTTACCATTAATAGTCACCTCGATCAACTGTAACCTTTGTGCCATGGAGTTTTGGTTGTTGTGTCTGGGagtgggataaaaaaaatacactgtatATAGAAATAGGTTGACAATGTAAATGTGCATTGGGGTTAATGAGACGGACTGTACCTTATCTTAAGTGACGGTCGGTTCATGCTCAGACAGTTGACGTGTGGGGCGGACTTGGATTTGATCATTGGCATGAACGTTTCTACATGATTATAACCAAAGAATTCTGCCGGGAAGTAAACCTTCAGTACACTTGAAATGTGTTGAAACATTAATCGTGTTGTGTTGGAAGCGTACCAGAATTGCTGGGTGGGTGCAGCTCATTATATATGGCAGACAGGAGCTGCTCCTTGTCTTTTAGTGTGTTGATGTGAAGGGTGTCCAGGATGTCGACATTTATTGCTGCTATGTCTGCTCCACACAAATTTGCCTCTGCAAGACATACGTTTTATGCAATGCACATGAGGATGAAATGCAATGCTCCATTCCATTTCGTCAATATTTTAAGCATGAATCAATACTCCTTTGATTAAATGCCTAAAAGCAAACATATCTTTGATCCATTTCCATGGAATGAAATGTCATTGTGATCTGGTTTTAAAATATGCTAGCTTTACTTCAATAGAATCATTGTTTTGTcataaaatataatttaataGTTGATATATATTGTTCATTCTGTGGCTCGTACCATAAAATCTTTGGAAATGAATTTTAATCGGTTCCAGTCTCCcgaaaaacattttgcaatgtGATATTTTTCTAATAATAAATGTAACTATATTAATATACTGTGGCATCAGATTTTCAATTGGAAGGAAAATCAACTGGAGCAAATCTATTGTATCGTCACAAAGGCTTGGATGAGTTGATATTCAGGAATTCAAGTTTTGGTTGCATGATGTAAACGCTCTAATAAATCTAAATCTATCACACCAGAGCTTTTCTTTGAAGAAGTTATTTCACTCTCTGGCTTTGTTTTTCAGCCACAGTAGTCGGTAGGGGCGTCAGACCACTGAGGCTCGCGTCTTACCTTGGATGAAGGGGAGACATTTTTGCAGTCCAATGTTTGTGAACCACTGGcacatctcatttgtgtttCGCTCCCTGAGAGATTTGGCCTCCTGCCTGTTCACATACTGGAGGGTGAAGAGGAGAGTGTTCATACCTGCGACTCATGACTAATGTGCTTTCCGACCTGTGGATAATGTCcaacacagttaaaatgattGCATAGTTGTCATTCCATTCAATGGCCCGTTTGCTTTGTGAATTTGTGAGATGAATTGCGACTGTTTGAGGAATACAGATGGCTGTATCAACAATACAGTGCAAAAGTATCAGGCTATTTGGCTGGTGACTGAAAATCTTTGTGTTTCACGTCAAAAGATGAATGATAAACGAGATCAACAGCTCAGCCTTCATTTCCAGGTATTTCCATCTGGATCTATGGATCtataaatgctttgttttaaatgcaccatTTGTAATTCCCATTGTGTTATGCTTAGTTTTAAAGGAAAACTAATGTGAGGCTTACATACCATCTTGAAGAATTGTTCATTATTTGCCCAAAAGGCCGcttattgtgaagtgagttgagttcaccACGATAGAGCACTCGTATCTCAATTTTGTGCAAGCAAGTCCAAGCATCATTGATGATTTATGATTAAGGTGGCTCAAGAAGCTCGACAAGCACGAGGCATAACATTATCTGCACCAAATTTCACAGATTGGTTGTTGATATTTTGGTTCAAAAACAGATCCTTTTGTTCATCAAAACTTCTTGTCACTTTGGTAAGGGTTCATCTTTGTCTCATCAGTCCACACAACTTTCCTTCAGATTTTTCTAATACTTATCTCTTTACTTTTGCGTTGGTCAAATTCCAGCTGGCTTTCCACCTCTTCTTTGCGTCTTGTGCTTTAGCCTGCTATTGTTCATGACGTCTTCTGCAAACCTTAGATGGTAACAACTACACTCCTGCCCTTTGGCAGTTGTTACTGATGTCAGTCCATGTTTTGGGCCCTCATTTACGGCTTTCCCATTGTTTCTATCATAAACCACTGTTGTTTTCCATTGTATACTCATTTGACATCTGTTAGTACCCCAGTAGGGTTTTTTCAGGACATTCCAAATGTTTGTGAAATGGCTCTGATTGAGTTTCCATCTTCCCTTCTGCTTCACAattattttgcacattttcatcaaTAAACAGCACTGCGCTTTGGTGGTTACACCTTTAACTTggatacattcttttttttttacgggcaGAGCCTGAGTCTGAGACTGAGCGTGTTAAGTATTGTTTGAATAATTATCGTAATAGGACACACACCTGTTATTCACATGTTCCAAAACTTTCACTCACATAAAAAATGCTTGTGTGAAGAAACGGTTGTGTTTTTgatccaaatgtaaataaatgtaataataaatataataaaaacaataataataacaatactaataatgggcggcccagtggtccaatggttagagcgtctacctcacagtgcagatatacccagttcaattccagctcagccctccctgtgtggagtttacatgttctccccgtgggttttctctgggtactccggtttcctccaacattcacaaaacacacatggcaggctgattgaacactataaaCACTCTAAACTCTAAGGTCCttcggtgtgagcgtggatgtttgtgcatttttgtgttccctgcgattggctggcaactggttcagggtgtcccccacctactgcccgaagacagctgggataggctccagcaccctccgtgatccttgtgaggataagtggatcggaaaatggatggataataattataagaagaacaaaataaacacacccCACTCAGCTATCATAAATCACATGCAGGTGGTGATCATGacttgagataaaatttgcagAGAGTATTTAAAATTTGTGCGCACATCTTGCTGATGCAGAAAATCGTACCAGTACTCTCCAAAACCTACTTAGACAGTAAGATTGAAATACTGACACTATTTTCAGAGCCGTTGCTTTGAGAGCTCCAGAGAGGTGGGAAATATAAACAGAACATAATCTGTAATTGCAGTGGATCGGGTGCTGATGCCACCCTGAAGGCCCTGCACTGATGGTACACAGTACCTTCTCAGGGAATTTTCCATTCTGGTCCTTAGATTTGGGAACACATGATGCTGAAAGAACACACAGTGCCACGGTTTAAACATGGTGTCATGAAATATTTGGTCTTTAATAAAACCACGAAAGACCCACCAACGGTTTTACGTCGTTGCCGTGGCGACCTCTTCTCTTGCTGTTGCTGGTCTGACGTCTGGGTTAATGTGTGAAAAGTGGCACTCCCAGTTTGTGTGTCCGCTAAACTGCAGGAGCGAGTCATTGGCTTCTACAACAGTAACAAAACAGACAAGGGTTGTACAGACTAGTTAACTTGATGACTTAACTACCTCACAATGACATTCAGTTGCACATGCTTTTGGCTAGAGGAGGAGGCAAAGCCATTGGCAACAAATGAGTGAGTGTAATGAAACTAGTACAGAATATTAATTGAATTGTCTCCTATTTCTTCTAAAGCACTGATTGATTAAGTGTGTACTAACAAGTAGGGGTAAAAGAAGGCAGATTTCAGCAGGGTTTTCATCAAGTATCAGAGCAAGGTTTAGCAGGCAATTAATCCACGAGAAAAAGAGGTTTTGTGATTATTTGCAAACACTACCACGTGGAGCCTTGTTGGTGTTGGGAGCCCAGAACAAAGATGAGTTTGCTTGTCTGGCCAAGTTGTGCAAATGTGACCTGGCTGTCCCAATGACAAGTACGATTAGCGAAACATGCGTGGGTCTGTACAGAGAACATGTGACGTTATGGGTAAAGAGATGCAGTGCTTGGGCTTCATACCCTCTGGTGAGTAAACGCATCCATTGTGGGAGCCTTAAGAGGAGGCAGGCCAACAGCAGTCTTCAGCATGCCAGAGCAGCTCACATCACCGTTGCTCAACTCATCTATGTCGAagtacaaacaaacattttcattaatAAATGCAGTCTGATTAGTCAGTTAAGAAAAACATGAGGGAGAAAGCAAGTATATGCTtatatacatattatatatatattttgtgtgttttgtgtcttttttcccccttgttttATATTGTTTTTAGAAAATCCATTGCCGCCGAGAGACAACACTTGATGGGATTGCTTGGCAGCAAGTCAGAAAATAACGTCTAGCTGATGACGTACTTTTTTGACAACTCAAATTCCTTCCCAGAGAACTGTACGTTCCTTCATTTTGCAAATACCACATGGTCAACTTGCAAGTTTCATATTTgtctgctaccaaaacaaccaaAAGTCCAACCAACATTTTTCAGGTCAATAAACCTTTCAAGGGCTAACGTGTCTTTTCCCCCAAAACATAatccaaaaaatgaaacattctaGTGCATAATGATACAATATGTGATGTCATGACTTTTCCTGAAAATTGTGCCTCTAATGTTGCACTACACTTTAGTTTTTGGATAGCCGTTTATTATATGACATCACGTTGGCAGGTTTGCCAACGTCTGCTTATATTTAACAAATATTGAGCCCTAACTAGCAACAAATTACTGTAAGATTGCGTGTCCATGGGATTTTGAATACATTCATCCAGAGGAACGTTTTTGAGGACAAAGTTCACTGAGGGTGTTTTGGCTCACAATCTCTGTTGTTATTCATTCGAACGGCATGTGATGATTTTGGGGTACTTTTTTTGAACACTAAACTTTTGCGAGCATATCTTTGTGGACTTTCCATTGTGCACTGGGCACAGTCGTGCTAAAACAGAAAATGGTCTGCGCCCAATTATTGCCACAGAGCATATACAGTAAttgtcaaaagaaaagaaatcaatTCTGCCAACGAAGATAATATGCCAATATGATTCCAAGCTGAAATGTTATTTAATTTCCTTGAAGAAGTGAGAGTCCAACTTTTAGAACTTAGTGAACAGTAGCCTTTTAAATTGTTTACATAACAATTTATTCCGCCTAATTTACGGAACGCGTTTTCAATTTCAGGATTCTTGAAAGGCTAGTTTGACGTAGGTAGAAGGGCAGTTGTGGTTAGCATCAGATAAGACACTTAATGGGTTTATGTGTGTCAGCGAAGGAATCTGGTCTGGGTCCAGGAGagacaggaggaagaggaggagggggcacTCTCTTCATCACCTGGCTGGCCTGGGAGTCCGTAAGCAAGGTCAAAACGACAAATCGACAGCCAAGAAAATGCCTTCTCTCCTCTGTTGGGCACCTCAGACCAGACTGGATGAAAAATTCTTTGAAACTCCCTTTCCTGTCTTGCTCTATGACTTCTTTTCACCAAGCATTGCACAATGATCTCACGATGGAGAATAGCAAATGGAGGGTAGCTATCCACCCATAGCCCTACCACAGTCATGCACAGACTTCACACAGTCTCTATCTTGTGTGGGTCCAACTAAAACAAGAGGACAGAACATTTTGGGCAGGCTCAGCGACAGAGTTCGTTGTTGCCTTATAGGGTGAAATTTGTAGCAAAGGAGAGATGGCTGTTGTTCCCAGACGGTGCAGACTCCGTCAGAACATGTGAAAAGCAGGGATGAAGTCTGACTCCCAAAACGAGTCAGCATTGTGTCCTTGCTTGccaatacacacagacacattgagCTGTATGATATGTCATCCATCCAAACACACTCAACACTTTGGTTGATGCAGTTAATGGATCAGCACCAAAGTGTAATAAATACCCATCTTTGTAATATAGGAGCCTGAAGTGAGCCATATGATTATCCCCTGAGAAGTTAATGTTGAATGTATATCAGGTGGTGTATTATTGACAATTGCAACGGTTTTATACAAATACTTTAGTAAAGCAGCAATTTTTGCATCATCCTTCTGACAAACAAGCACATGCCGACGACAatactatactgtacatggcaaCGGAATACTGATTGCAAAATCTACAATATACAGCTCATCCTAAAATATATATGCAATCTTAATTTAGAAATTCAATGCCTATTTGTTGGTGTTTGTGGAAATGCTTCAAATGTTGCATTTGAAATTATGGGTAAAATCATTTtgcatcctcttttttttacctacatccatccatccatccattttctgatctgcttaatcctcacaagggtcacggggggtggtggagcctatcccagccatcttcgggcagtaggcaggagacaaccagttgccagccaatcgtagggcacacagagatgaacaaccatccgcgctcacagccacaccgaaggacaatttagagtgttcaatcatgtctttggaatgtgggagaaaacctgagtacccggaggaaacccacgcacgcccgggggggagaacgtgcaaattccacacagggaggccggtgctggaattgaacccggtacctctgcactgtgaggtcgacgcactaaccactcggacactgggccgccctaatctaaatcttttttttaaatttttaatatGGTTGTGTGATTGATATTTGCCATTTCTGTGCCGTTACTATGCCATGCAATAGAGTCACTTATTCCCTGATGATGGAGAATCCCTGTTAGTGGATGATGGCTTTCTTTCAGTATCATTACCCTCCGCTGATTTGAGAGAAAAGAAAGCGCTCATTGAGTGACAACTAAGGGAGGAGAGCATGCTGAGTCACAGGAACTCAAAACCTGGGAACCATCGGTCGAGCCAAGCATTGAGACTACACGCACAATAGCTAAAATGGGATTCAAACAAAGGGGAACTTCTGCTACTCCCAAAGGAGGTGTTGGAGGCAACGTAGTGATGTCCCATAATGACTGCAATTTCATCTGAATGGGGAACGCAGCTCAACAGCTGGATGATGTCGACCATCATCTGGTGCCGTTTACCTCGCCTCTCTTGTTCCAAATGGAAACAGACCTTTTAAATTTGAATACAAATACTTACTTAGTAcatgtgtccaaaaaaaaactcacccaaGTTGAGCTCAGTGAAAGGCAAAAGTTGTATTCCACTATTGAAGTTGCctgaaagacattaaaaaaaattatacagaaATGTTCAGCCTGGTTCAAATGAAACCCACTGCTACTATTACTAAAATTCTTATTGGTGATGTTCTTTCGATACAATCTTCAAGTCAAGTCTCTAATGGTTGTAACCTCAGCCTTCCACCATCTGCTACATGACATCTGCTCTGCTTGTAACCCTGTACAGTGAACAAAAACGCAGTCTGCTGCGCTTGTCATATGTCTAGTGTCTCTTCGTAAACATTTGTgctgattacttttttttttgcgacaaaGATTTGAGTACAGACTTCCTTTCAAACTGAACAACCCTGATTTGAATTGGCATCCTATAGATCCCACCCCTCGATACAATCGACAGTAAAATTAATTTTATGCATTATTCACAAAGAAATTGCAATGACTAACCAATTATAAATTATATTGGATCTTAAGATACCCAAAAGTttattccttttctttttttcatgctaAATGCTCTGTAAAGAGCTATGTTACAGCGGCATCTGTTATGAAAGCGCGCTATCAAGATGTAGTCTGCTTTAGCACATTGCAAAATGTTAcggaagttttttttgtgtcattttgcacAATGACAACCGAACCTAAGTGGGGGTGTTATTTAACTATATTATCGTGTCGTTGAATAAAGACCTCCCACTATGTTGTGCAGTTCTGCATGACTGGAAATAATCACAATGCTGTACAACTGTCAAGCTAAATTTTGAATTCTGTTTTGTGGAATGTGCCGTGATGATCAGAATATGCAGGTGTAATAATAACGCACTTTTTCTAACTTGCGTGTAAAAAGCAAAGGTAACTTACTGCTATGGCTTTAATACAGGCTCCCTTTATAGGTTTCGTGCTTCGTGTTGTGGTTTGGCTAAAATTCACAGTGCTGCCTCATTATAAAGACATACATAGAACTTGAATCATATTTGCTCTACTCTTGAAAATCACCGGAGTTGTTAACAGAGTTAAACTCACGTTTCTGGGGGAGCACGGGTAGTGGATCCACCTgataaacatgaaacaaatttgcctttgttttttgttcatccCCATCTTTATCTTTTATTGTCTCCCACTCTTCTGCCAACTGACCGAATTTGTCCTCCTCGGAATCCACAACAATCATCTCACTCTCAGTCATTGTCACTCCCAGCGTCGCCTCATTCTCCTCGTTGTCTCTGGCAGCAAAGCAACCATCACTCTCTGCAGTGTAGACCACACTCTCCTCTGAATTCATATCAAAGAACTGATCCTCATCAATAACATCAGATGGAGTTGGTGGAATCAAATTGATCTCGCAGTGCACCGAGAGGCTCCCAGAAGCAGGGGTGCTGTCATTGCCACTTCCAAACAGAAAGTggtcctcttcttcatcttcattcTCTTCCCAGCTGTTAGGAGAGTGATTTTGTCTCGCTCGAGGCTGAAGGGGCAGAGACGAGAGATGCTGCAGCGGTTTCTTCTTTCGCACCCTTGGGCAGGCTGACACAGAGCTAGCCGAGCGTCCCATGTTGCTTCTCATAGTCACGGGCTCTTCCTCAAACATACCAAAACTGGTGTTAACTATCCCCAGATCCTCCACTGTAATGTGGATAGTCTCCCGATTTCCCGATCCCTTTTGATCCACATGTAGAGTGTCACCATTTATCATCTCCTGTTCCTGCGACTGATCCCGCTCTTCACCTTGCAAGCATGAACAACAGAAGACCCTATGAGAAAGATGCTGAGTTCTCCTTGGAAACCAACGAGTCTGCCGTAACTTGGAATTAACAACTGGACTTTCCATGACAATGACTCCCGAACGCTAAGCTGGTTGCTTAACAGTTTAACAGACCCCTGAGAAAATTCCCGACCCTGCACAGCGGGATAAAATTCTCTCTGGGAAGATGAAGCATCAGCAAACCAAATACTCATTTGCAACATGGGTTGCTAAGGGAAAACATTTTACACACTACTGGCCAGGTGAGCACTTGAAATAAATGGAGGGTCTCATAAGTGTCCTTTGATATGTtaagcatcatcatcatgtggGCAACATGTCTTTCAAAGGGCTGCAAAATGCAAAGCAATAGATGAAATTGTAAATCTTTGAAATGTAtaactttaaatacattttacaaacgAATGGCTGCAGTTAAGTTCTAGTGAGAAATTTCGAAATTTTTTGAGTCTTGCAAGTTTGTTACCTCTGCGACATTTGCAATGGGGTTTGATTCATTttgagcaaatgttttattgtctTGTGTGGAATTGTGAGGTGACTACTCTTACCAGGGAGTGTTCAGTTTACCCATGGGTCATTCACTGGCAGTTTAACAGTGTGAGAATATGGGCCGGCGGTTGCTTGGCTGAAGAACCCTTATGGCTCCAGATCCTATACATGCCCAATCCTGTTGTCTGCTGTATGATAAGCCACTTTACGCCTATCAAATGCA containing:
- the LOC127610796 gene encoding uncharacterized protein LOC127610796, translating into MGEERDQSQEQEMINGDTLHVDQKGSGNRETIHITVEDLGIVNTSFGMFEEEPVTMRSNMGRSASSVSACPRVRKKKPLQHLSSLPLQPRARQNHSPNSWEENEDEEEDHFLFGSGNDSTPASGSLSVHCEINLIPPTPSDVIDEDQFFDMNSEESVVYTAESDGCFAARDNEENEATLGVTMTESEMIVVDSEEDKFGQLAEEWETIKDKDGDEQKTKANLFHVYQVDPLPVLPQKRNFNSGIQLLPFTELNLDELSNGDVSCSGMLKTAVGLPPLKAPTMDAFTHQRKPMTRSCSLADTQTGSATFHTLTQTSDQQQQEKRSPRQRRKTVASCVPKSKDQNGKFPEKYVNRQEAKSLRERNTNEMCQWFTNIGLQKCLPFIQEANLCGADIAAINVDILDTLHINTLKDKEQLLSAIYNELHPPSNSEFFGYNHVETFMPMIKSKSAPHVNCLSMNRPSLKIRHNNQNSMAQRLQLIEVTINASERILHLRTPKETTVGKIMDSCLRMLGMTDDRSLFSLKEQRESMAELSQDQQIGTVLTSLSDRQLELHLSKRNTTTQKSPEAKSSTGMPKEERIKELNLQVESLQNVILQVQELHLDLVAFCSELKNSDGDENLEMLGSAELEQKLELLQRRLSDKKQSLQTLRDHINNPAAHRKKQLDVRLLEKMKLNCQVFKEEISMVHLNRQVAHLQNVLQDSYLKEKAQRKKMTIGNLSQLVSPQSPAMLLVFQECCGSDGCYGFTCRYAEGSGLVVVAVENSQLCVDDRLVEVNGSPVVNSTEEDLNDLLFQLTTAQIIVLRQPPSTLTSHQPPPIPQHVVNPNPLQAERDVIAMETPSLRRLMAI